In one window of Tellurirhabdus rosea DNA:
- a CDS encoding ABC transporter substrate-binding protein, with amino-acid sequence MKKLLLSALTVALAASFWNCGGEKKADSTASTGDNAEFKFASDVKGKTLNILCWEGYADKKFTKAFEDKYGVTVKGTYFGSSDELIAKLTAGGGEVYDLVTPSPDMAQALVERDLVQPIDLKRISAYDSLAEKLRAMQDVVKNGETYGVPFTWGPDYLVYNADVIKTEPKSWNEFFKPEYKGKVALWDDISSLYLAGMLLGYDKPDKGGIYNMTEPQLAEVKKKLMQLKPQVRKYWVTAGELDNLMKNKEVVLAVGWPLTPATLKKDGMNVKGLIPAEGATGWIDRLMITKNSPNKELAEAWIDYITRPENMAKVGEVTNYSVAHPGARRFMSPELQEITQMNNTDYYFEKLNFWQYVKNRKRYNEVWNEVKSGAM; translated from the coding sequence ATGAAAAAACTCCTCCTTTCCGCGCTGACGGTAGCGCTGGCCGCGTCGTTCTGGAATTGCGGCGGCGAAAAAAAAGCCGACTCCACGGCTTCGACCGGCGACAATGCCGAATTCAAGTTTGCTTCCGATGTCAAAGGCAAAACCCTGAACATCCTCTGCTGGGAGGGGTATGCCGACAAGAAATTCACCAAGGCTTTTGAAGACAAATACGGCGTGACCGTCAAGGGCACGTATTTCGGCTCGTCCGACGAACTGATCGCGAAACTGACGGCCGGCGGCGGGGAGGTGTACGACCTGGTGACGCCCTCGCCCGATATGGCGCAGGCGCTCGTCGAACGCGACCTGGTGCAGCCGATCGACCTGAAAAGAATCAGCGCCTACGACAGTCTGGCCGAAAAGCTCCGGGCCATGCAGGACGTCGTCAAAAACGGCGAAACGTATGGTGTGCCCTTTACCTGGGGGCCGGACTATCTGGTGTACAATGCCGACGTGATCAAAACGGAGCCCAAGAGCTGGAATGAGTTCTTCAAGCCGGAATACAAAGGCAAGGTGGCGCTCTGGGACGATATTTCGAGCCTGTATCTGGCGGGCATGCTGCTGGGTTACGACAAACCCGATAAGGGCGGCATCTACAACATGACCGAACCGCAGCTGGCCGAGGTGAAGAAGAAACTCATGCAGCTGAAACCGCAGGTCCGCAAGTACTGGGTCACGGCCGGGGAGCTCGACAACCTGATGAAAAACAAGGAGGTGGTGCTGGCCGTCGGCTGGCCGCTGACCCCGGCGACGCTCAAAAAAGACGGCATGAACGTCAAGGGCCTCATCCCCGCGGAAGGCGCCACGGGCTGGATCGACCGCCTGATGATCACCAAAAACTCGCCGAACAAGGAACTGGCCGAAGCCTGGATCGACTACATCACCCGTCCGGAAAACATGGCGAAAGTCGGCGAAGTCACCAACTACTCGGTCGCTCACCCCGGTGCCAGACGCTTCATGTCGCCCGAACTGCAGGAGATCACCCAGATGAACAACACCGACTATTACTTCGAAAAACTGAACTTCTGGCAATACGTCAAAAACCGGAAGCGGTACAACGAAGTCTGGAACGAGGTGAAAAGCGGAGCGATGTAA
- a CDS encoding Lrp/AsnC family transcriptional regulator, translating to MNGAEVQPAETYIPDETDFQIMQSLQRDGRESFSDLAKKLGVAVSTVSKRYMNLVEKGVLKIIGRVDPNKVGFNSYAAIFVQVESVEGVPRVARKIAELPEVSFLAMRTGEYDLEVNVMCRDNNHLLDLMNNTLHRIEGVRKTETVMYLKVYKWGQPELSLIRK from the coding sequence ATGAACGGAGCCGAGGTTCAGCCAGCCGAAACGTACATTCCCGACGAAACGGATTTCCAGATCATGCAGTCGCTGCAGCGCGACGGGCGGGAGTCCTTTTCGGACCTGGCCAAAAAGCTGGGCGTGGCGGTGAGTACGGTCAGCAAGCGGTACATGAACCTGGTGGAAAAAGGTGTGCTGAAGATCATCGGCCGGGTGGACCCCAACAAGGTGGGCTTCAACTCGTACGCGGCCATTTTTGTGCAGGTAGAAAGCGTGGAGGGCGTACCCCGCGTGGCCCGGAAAATCGCCGAACTGCCGGAAGTGAGTTTTCTGGCGATGCGCACGGGCGAATACGACCTGGAAGTCAACGTGATGTGTCGGGACAACAACCACCTGCTCGACCTGATGAATAATACCCTGCACCGGATTGAGGGGGTTCGGAAGACGGAAACGGTGATGTATCTGAAAGTGTATAAGTGGGGGCAGCCGGAGCTGTCGCTGATTCGGAAGTAA
- a CDS encoding DUF1573 domain-containing protein, which produces MKRILIITSVLWLTAAALLLAGSMTAAFKWTETTHDFGRIKLGKPVVAEFVFQNRGQAPLIITNAKGSCGCTGVEFPKEPVMPGREGKIKATFNAASPGAFNKTVTVESNAEGGTTFLTIKGEVRAE; this is translated from the coding sequence ATGAAACGCATCCTGATCATCACCTCCGTACTCTGGCTCACGGCCGCTGCCCTGCTGCTGGCCGGTTCCATGACCGCCGCTTTCAAATGGACCGAAACCACCCATGATTTTGGCCGGATCAAACTCGGCAAGCCGGTGGTGGCCGAGTTCGTCTTTCAGAACCGGGGGCAGGCCCCGCTCATCATCACCAATGCCAAAGGCTCCTGCGGCTGCACCGGGGTAGAGTTCCCGAAAGAACCGGTCATGCCGGGCCGGGAGGGAAAAATCAAGGCCACTTTCAATGCCGCTTCGCCGGGCGCTTTCAACAAAACCGTCACGGTTGAGTCGAACGCCGAAGGCGGTACTACGTTTCTGACCATCAAAGGCGAAGTGCGGGCCGAGTAA
- a CDS encoding sensor histidine kinase, protein MSRRVIRTLLVLSVISIIGILTMQTLWVVKAYRLGERQFRQTAFIALQDVAEQVARLNRVTLGCDAVSQLSSDYFIVNTHSPVDPVTLEHFITQSLRQHNLITDFEYGIYSCESNRMIYGNYVSPQVHARRTASALPLLQTPEFTYHFGIRFPNQARFIASGLDNFIISTVAVLLVVLFFGYTLFIVLRQRRLADVQQDFINNITHELQTPVSTIRIAADVLRSEGIAEQPERLKQYARVLHEESLRLQKQVQDVLQLARSERMRFALNPQEVDLHDTLRRLAALYQPHVILQLDAPSPVIQADPYHLENIIRNLLDNAVKYCTGTPCITIRTRNEGNQLLWSVRDNGIGIAQEYHEKVFRQFFRIPTDRMHTVKGFGIGLYYVRKVIQAHRWQIRLQSEEGKGSEFVIVSI, encoded by the coding sequence ATGTCCCGACGGGTAATCCGCACGCTGCTGGTGCTGTCTGTTATCTCCATCATCGGCATTCTGACTATGCAGACGCTCTGGGTCGTCAAAGCCTATCGCCTGGGCGAACGGCAGTTCCGGCAGACGGCCTTTATCGCCTTGCAGGATGTGGCCGAGCAGGTCGCCCGCCTCAACCGCGTCACGCTGGGCTGCGACGCCGTTTCCCAGCTTTCGTCGGACTATTTTATCGTCAATACCCACTCGCCGGTCGATCCCGTTACGCTGGAACACTTCATCACCCAGTCGCTGCGGCAGCACAACCTGATTACGGATTTTGAATACGGCATTTACAGTTGCGAAAGCAACCGAATGATCTACGGCAACTACGTCAGCCCGCAGGTCCATGCGCGGCGGACGGCCTCGGCCCTGCCCCTGCTCCAAACGCCGGAGTTTACCTACCACTTCGGCATCCGGTTTCCGAACCAGGCCCGGTTCATCGCCTCGGGACTCGACAACTTCATCATCTCCACGGTGGCGGTGCTGCTGGTGGTCCTTTTCTTCGGCTACACCCTGTTCATCGTGCTGCGGCAGCGGCGGCTGGCTGATGTCCAGCAGGATTTTATCAACAACATCACCCACGAGCTGCAAACCCCGGTTTCCACCATTCGGATCGCCGCCGACGTGCTGCGCTCGGAAGGCATCGCCGAACAGCCCGAGCGGCTGAAACAGTACGCCCGGGTGCTGCACGAAGAAAGTCTGCGGCTCCAGAAACAGGTGCAGGACGTGCTCCAGCTGGCCCGGTCCGAACGGATGCGGTTCGCCCTTAACCCGCAGGAGGTCGATCTGCACGACACGCTGCGCCGGCTCGCGGCGCTGTACCAGCCGCACGTCATTCTGCAACTGGACGCGCCCAGCCCCGTCATTCAGGCCGATCCGTATCATCTCGAAAATATCATCCGGAACCTGCTGGACAATGCCGTCAAGTACTGTACCGGCACTCCCTGCATCACCATCCGCACCCGCAACGAAGGCAACCAGCTCCTGTGGTCGGTGCGCGACAACGGCATTGGTATCGCGCAGGAGTACCACGAAAAGGTGTTCCGGCAGTTTTTCCGGATTCCGACCGACCGGATGCACACGGTAAAAGGCTTTGGCATCGGGCTTTATTACGTCCGGAAAGTGATTCAGGCGCACCGCTGGCAAATCCGGCTGCAAAGCGAAGAAGGAAAAGGCAGTGAATTCGTGATTGTTTCGATTTAA